Proteins found in one Saccharopolyspora phatthalungensis genomic segment:
- a CDS encoding type I polyketide synthase, whose protein sequence is MNEEKTLQYLKRLTTELRDTKQRLRCAEERDREPIAVIGMACRFPGGVRAPEQLWRLVAAEQDAIDEFPRDRGWDLASITSDTHEGGFLYDAAEFDADFFGISPREALAMDPQQRLLLETSWEAVERSGIVPGSLRGSRTGVFVGVMYHDYASRLPAIPEVVQGYLGTGNSGSIASGRLAYTLGLEGPAVTIDTACSSSLVALHLACRALRRSECSAALVGGATVMASPAPFVDFSRQQGLAPDGRCKAFSSTADGTGWAEGAGMLLVERLSDAQRNGHPVLAIIRGSAVNQDGASNGLTAPNGPSQQRVIRDALVDAGLRADQVDAVEAHGTGTRLGDPIEAQALLATYGQNRETPLWLGSIKSNLGHTQAAAGIAGIIKMVQAMHQGILPRTLHIAEPTPEVDWESGAVSLLTEKVPWPQRVPRRAAVSSFGFSGTNAHVILEQAPDAADSPAEPVVTPPVVPWVLSARTETDLRAQAAQLAEHLTDEAPVLDVGYSLGTARTAFDERAVLLAGSTAERRRALSAFAAGEAPAAVLTGRAGEGGLAMVFSGQGSQRLGMGRELYETFPVFADAFDAVCAEIDPHLPHPLANVVFGTDGEPINRTQYAQPALFAIEVAICRLWQHWGIQPSIVAGHSVGEIAAAHIAGVLSLTDAATLVCARGRLMQSLPPGGAMVAIDATEDDVLKLLAGNADKVGIAAINGPNSLVLSGDHATLTSIAGSLRAAGNRVTWLRVSHAFHSPLIDPVLPEFRDIAAALNYSSPTLPMVSTVTGQLVDDDTLSQPEYWVRHARHTVRFAEAITALSHHATTFLEVGPSASLTPHLPDDALSSLRHNDAESAALATALGKLITRASLPDWRNLYANSGACTTALPTYPFARKRYWLESAESAATDVSAAGLLGSDHPLLTAAVGLAEGDRMLLTGSLSLTSHPWLADHTVLDRVVVPGAALVELALHAGQQAGHPHLAELTLGAPLVLTDSALHVQTLLGEPDGDGGRPVSIFTREADASFDQPWTKHAEGRLTGQTPQPAEMLTQWPPTGTVPLDINGFYGSDGPADLRYGPAFQGLRGAWQRDGEIFADVALGDDQLADADRFALHPALLDSALHAIGLSTQPGEHSSIPFSWTDVSLHAVNARELRVRISPAGPDAVSLVLADQTGRPVLTVARLHLRPIPEEGLPSAATRSLYRVSWVPLPDLDRPTPPGRWAAITTDAQFAGQADEYGDLSELGRAIDDGKPVPEVVLVPFVPPEGDTEDKAERAAVKALELAQQWLADDRFAASRLALITRSALLLDSDTAADVPAALANAAVWGLMRSAQSEHPDRFLLVDLDDTDASPLRPIATALACGEPQIALRNGTTHTPRLTHTTPPHHTPPNWTHDTILITGATGALGTLITHHLIHTHQPHHLHLLSRNPPHNPPTTINNTHLTHHTCDLTNPHHITHTLNTIPPPTIIIHCAGTLHDATLTHQTPHHLHHTFTPKTTAAHHLHTHTHPNTTHIHFSSAAATLGTPGQANYAAANAYLDALAHHHPNTTTIAWGPWNTGMTGDLDALPAGIRALTEEEGLRLFDAALASGESVVLPMHLDARALAASRGGAVPALLRKLVPTTPRRAAQGEPDASTLADRLHRMSEVEQDDTLLGLVRGQVAGVLGHTDPDSVEPARAFGDFGFDSLTSVEFRNRLNSATGLRLPATLVFDHPTPIALARHLRTQLLGAPERAVESISVRSADDDPIVIIGMACRYPGGVDNPEELWRLVATGADAISPFPTDRGWDEARIYDPDGESPGSSYVREGGFLHNAAEFDPALFGISPREAHAMDPQQRLLLETTWEALERATIDPTSLHGTRTGVFAGVMYSDYATRFSDDTTHSSGNLGNGSAPSIASGRISYAFGLQGPAITIDTACSSSLVALHLAAQSLRNGECDLALAGGVTVMATPAAFIEFSRQRGLSADGRCKAFSSTADGTGWGEGIGIVLLERLSDAHRNHHPVLAVVRGSAINQDGASNGLTAPNGPSQQRVIRQALANAGLAPSEVDAVEAHGTGTRLGDPIEAQALLATYGHNRQTPLWLGSIKSNIGHTQAAAGIAGIIKMIQAMHHGTLPQTLHIDQPTPEVDWNTGAIELLTQNQQWPDTGRPRRAAISSFGISGTNAHVILEQPPAETAPAQPPRSENPVAHPAAVPWLLSAHTKSALRAQAARLAERLTDDDSILDVGYSLATTRAALAERAVIVTSDLAQGAQALAALAQGTDHPDLHTGRAAENSLAMVFSGQGSQRHRMGHQLYETYPAFADAFDTACAAIDPHLPRPLRDAVFGEDPELINQTQYAQPALFAYQTALYQLWRYWGVQPTILAGHSIGEITAAHTAGALSLSDAAALICARGRLMQSLPPGGAMVAITASENAIAAYHTGHENAVSVAAINSPTSLVLSGDRSALATITESLRDNGHRTTWLRVSHAFHSPLMESILAEFRDTAAKLKAQPATVPIVSTRTGQLIDDTTLANPDHWVQHARHTVQFARAASTLNTHATTFLEIGPANTLTPHLPNTAVASQRHDQPEAAALTTALGQLVAHGISPDWQNHYAQSGARATPLPTYPFQHARYWLHHHPTPADPHTIGLDRTHHPLLDAVAGTPDADAVVFSGRVSLAAHPWLADHAVGDQILLPGTAFVDLALHAGAHLGNDVLDDLTLETPLVIPERGAVDIQLTVGAADTAGRRTARIHSRESHGRASDEHPWVRNATAVLRHAEEDVSEESAEHWPPPGAVPLGLDAVYEELAEKGLRYGPAFRGLRAAWRRADDLYVEVSLPEDLADTGGRHVVHPALLDSVLHAVGLGDFAETGAALPFAWRGVRVATPGAHALRGRLESTGGSGISLHLSGVDGRSVGRVAELTLRPVEAMATVHRSLFAVEWRKLGAAGAVTPAAGWAVVGEGETSLSRALRDSGTPVESYPDLAKLSETVAESGAAVERVFVPRTEPHTVGGIPALANRLVTGTVELLRDWLANEHFRSAQLVLVTRGATGPHPHPAYASIWGLVRAAQAEHPGRLTLIDLDPEAPEISWPELAAVLASGEPEAALQQGAVRVPRLVPAAAAETSAVDLTDGTVLITGASGALGRTVARHLVLTRGVRDLLLISRSGNAGLGMTTFVDELASAGAHVTSAACDAADRCAVASLLDTIPEDRPLRAVVHCAGVLDDGVLGSLTAERLARVLRPKVDAAWHLHELTEDLDLAAFVLFSSAAGTLGSAGQGAYAAGNTFLDALAAHRRAKGLAGLSLAWGPWDVEGGMAADRHRLERGGVVPFSPAEGLALLDVALARPEPVLVPVRVDTSVLRAAADREALPRIWHGLVRPKPRTSRRHEATENRDPRELRTRLADLAVDEREEALLDLLRGEVAAVLGYRDAEEVGVDRAFTELGFDSLTAVELRNRLERVTGLRLPGTVVFDHPTPPALARFLWNELDDGARAEHSTAVDTLGAYFRQACEQGRIEEGMELVRHAARLRAAFHSPDELRQRPHPVPLARGPRTPTLLCFPAVVAMSGAHQYARFAAALQDSRDTVVLPEPGFLAGEQLPGSVDALVESQAQAALDHANGAPVALLGYSSGGWIAHAVAERLERWGQPANAVILVDTYLPLEMNPRLQKAFTGGLFSRREQFVSMDHVSLTAMGGYFEVFGDWEPRSINTPALFVRARDPLPDETGAPLAESDWGPTWSLCDARAEAPGDHFTIMEEHAGTTARTVDAWLTDLPAPDGPHPMAHDRTARREGERE, encoded by the coding sequence GTGAACGAGGAGAAGACGCTCCAGTACCTCAAGCGGCTCACCACCGAACTGCGGGACACCAAGCAACGGCTGCGCTGCGCCGAGGAACGTGACCGCGAGCCGATCGCCGTCATCGGCATGGCGTGCCGGTTTCCGGGCGGCGTGCGCGCTCCCGAACAGCTGTGGCGGCTGGTCGCCGCGGAGCAGGACGCAATCGACGAATTCCCGCGCGACCGCGGCTGGGATCTCGCCTCGATCACCAGCGACACCCACGAGGGCGGATTCCTCTACGATGCGGCGGAATTCGATGCGGACTTCTTCGGGATCTCGCCGCGGGAGGCGCTGGCGATGGATCCGCAGCAGCGGTTGCTGCTGGAGACCTCGTGGGAGGCGGTGGAGCGTTCCGGAATCGTCCCTGGATCGTTGCGCGGCAGCCGGACCGGCGTGTTCGTCGGGGTCATGTACCACGACTACGCGTCACGTCTTCCCGCGATCCCGGAGGTGGTCCAGGGCTATCTGGGCACGGGCAACTCGGGCAGCATCGCCTCCGGCAGGCTCGCCTACACCCTGGGGCTGGAGGGGCCCGCCGTCACCATCGACACGGCGTGTTCGTCATCGCTGGTCGCCCTGCACCTGGCCTGCCGGGCATTGCGCCGATCGGAGTGTTCGGCCGCGCTGGTCGGCGGCGCGACGGTGATGGCGAGCCCGGCCCCGTTCGTCGACTTCAGCCGGCAGCAGGGCCTCGCCCCGGATGGCCGCTGTAAGGCGTTTTCCAGCACCGCCGACGGGACCGGGTGGGCGGAGGGCGCCGGAATGCTGCTCGTAGAGCGCCTTTCGGATGCCCAGCGCAACGGACACCCGGTGCTCGCGATCATCCGCGGCAGCGCAGTCAACCAGGACGGCGCGTCCAACGGGTTGACCGCGCCTAACGGGCCATCCCAACAACGCGTGATCCGTGACGCGCTCGTCGACGCGGGACTGCGCGCCGACCAGGTGGACGCCGTCGAGGCCCACGGCACGGGCACTCGCCTCGGCGATCCCATCGAAGCACAAGCACTCCTGGCCACCTACGGCCAGAACCGCGAAACACCCCTGTGGCTGGGATCCATCAAGTCCAACCTCGGCCACACCCAGGCCGCCGCCGGCATCGCAGGCATCATCAAAATGGTCCAGGCCATGCACCAGGGCATCCTGCCCCGCACCCTCCACATAGCGGAGCCCACGCCCGAGGTCGACTGGGAGTCCGGTGCCGTTTCGCTGCTCACCGAAAAGGTGCCCTGGCCGCAGCGCGTGCCACGACGCGCCGCCGTGTCGTCCTTCGGTTTCAGCGGCACCAACGCACACGTGATTCTGGAACAGGCACCGGATGCGGCTGATTCCCCGGCCGAGCCGGTGGTCACCCCGCCTGTCGTGCCGTGGGTGTTGTCCGCGCGCACCGAGACCGATTTGCGCGCCCAGGCCGCGCAGCTGGCCGAGCACCTTACCGATGAGGCGCCGGTGCTGGACGTCGGCTACTCGCTGGGCACGGCCCGCACCGCATTCGACGAACGTGCCGTACTCCTGGCCGGAAGCACCGCCGAGCGCAGGCGGGCGTTGAGCGCCTTCGCAGCCGGTGAGGCACCCGCCGCCGTCCTCACCGGACGGGCCGGCGAGGGTGGTCTGGCGATGGTGTTCTCCGGCCAAGGCTCCCAGCGCCTGGGCATGGGACGAGAGCTCTACGAAACCTTTCCGGTGTTCGCCGACGCCTTCGACGCCGTCTGCGCCGAGATCGACCCGCATCTGCCGCACCCGCTGGCGAACGTCGTGTTCGGCACCGACGGCGAGCCGATCAATCGAACCCAGTACGCGCAGCCGGCGCTGTTCGCCATCGAGGTGGCCATCTGCCGCCTGTGGCAGCACTGGGGAATCCAGCCGTCGATCGTCGCCGGGCACTCTGTCGGCGAAATCGCCGCCGCCCACATTGCCGGTGTGCTGTCGCTTACCGACGCGGCGACGCTGGTGTGCGCGCGCGGTCGCCTCATGCAATCCCTTCCCCCCGGTGGCGCGATGGTGGCCATCGACGCCACCGAAGACGACGTCCTCAAGCTTCTGGCCGGAAATGCGGACAAAGTTGGTATCGCCGCGATCAACGGTCCGAATTCCCTCGTCCTCTCCGGCGACCACGCCACGCTGACCTCGATCGCCGGATCGCTGCGTGCCGCAGGAAACCGGGTCACCTGGCTGCGGGTGTCACATGCATTCCACTCGCCACTGATCGATCCCGTCCTCCCCGAATTCCGCGACATCGCGGCAGCCTTGAACTATTCATCCCCCACGCTGCCGATGGTCTCCACCGTCACCGGACAACTCGTCGACGACGACACCCTCTCCCAGCCCGAATACTGGGTCCGCCACGCCCGGCACACCGTCCGTTTCGCCGAGGCCATCACCGCCCTCAGCCACCACGCCACCACCTTTCTCGAAGTGGGCCCCAGCGCCAGCCTCACCCCTCATCTGCCCGACGACGCACTCTCCTCGCTCCGCCACAACGACGCCGAATCAGCGGCCCTCGCAACCGCTCTCGGGAAACTCATCACCCGCGCAAGCTTGCCCGACTGGCGAAACCTCTACGCGAACTCCGGAGCCTGCACGACCGCGCTGCCGACCTATCCGTTCGCCCGCAAACGCTACTGGCTGGAATCGGCCGAGAGCGCGGCGACCGATGTGTCGGCGGCCGGCCTGCTGGGATCGGATCACCCGCTGCTCACCGCCGCGGTCGGTCTCGCCGAGGGCGACCGGATGCTGCTCACCGGCAGCCTTTCGCTTACCTCGCACCCGTGGCTTGCCGATCACACCGTGCTGGACCGGGTGGTGGTGCCCGGCGCCGCATTGGTCGAACTCGCGCTCCACGCCGGGCAGCAGGCCGGACACCCGCACCTGGCCGAACTCACGCTCGGCGCCCCACTCGTGCTCACGGACAGCGCACTCCACGTCCAGACCTTGCTCGGGGAACCCGACGGGGACGGCGGGCGGCCGGTCAGCATCTTCACGCGCGAGGCCGACGCGTCCTTCGACCAGCCGTGGACGAAGCATGCCGAAGGACGGCTCACCGGCCAGACCCCGCAGCCCGCCGAAATGCTCACCCAGTGGCCGCCGACCGGGACGGTTCCCCTTGACATCAACGGATTCTACGGGTCTGACGGCCCGGCCGATCTCCGGTACGGTCCGGCGTTCCAAGGACTGCGCGGGGCTTGGCAACGAGACGGGGAGATCTTCGCCGACGTCGCGCTAGGAGACGATCAGCTGGCGGACGCCGATCGCTTCGCGCTGCACCCCGCCCTGCTGGACTCGGCCCTGCACGCGATCGGCCTCAGCACGCAGCCCGGCGAGCACTCGTCCATACCGTTCTCGTGGACGGACGTCTCCCTGCATGCGGTCAATGCCCGGGAGCTGCGAGTCCGGATTTCCCCAGCGGGGCCCGATGCCGTGTCGCTCGTGCTCGCGGATCAGACCGGGCGCCCCGTGCTCACCGTGGCCCGTCTGCATCTTCGCCCGATTCCCGAGGAGGGACTGCCTTCGGCCGCGACGCGTTCGCTGTATCGCGTGTCGTGGGTGCCGCTGCCCGACCTCGACCGGCCCACACCGCCCGGAAGATGGGCGGCCATCACCACCGATGCGCAGTTCGCCGGCCAGGCGGACGAGTATGGAGATCTGAGCGAGCTCGGCCGCGCCATCGACGACGGTAAGCCGGTCCCGGAGGTCGTGCTGGTTCCGTTCGTTCCGCCAGAAGGCGACACCGAGGACAAAGCGGAACGGGCCGCGGTCAAGGCCCTGGAGTTGGCTCAGCAGTGGCTCGCCGACGACAGGTTCGCCGCGTCGCGACTGGCCCTCATCACCCGAAGCGCCCTGCTGCTTGATTCGGACACCGCGGCGGACGTGCCGGCCGCATTGGCCAACGCCGCCGTCTGGGGGTTGATGCGTTCCGCCCAGTCCGAGCACCCCGATCGGTTCCTCTTGGTCGACCTGGACGACACCGATGCCTCGCCACTTCGGCCGATCGCTACGGCGTTGGCGTGTGGTGAACCACAAATCGCACTCCGCAACGGCACAACCCACACACCCCGACTCACCCACACCACACCACCACACCACACCCCACCCAACTGGACCCACGACACCATCCTCATCACCGGCGCCACCGGAGCACTCGGCACCCTCATCACCCACCACCTCATCCACACCCACCAACCCCACCACCTCCACCTCCTCAGCCGAAACCCACCCCACAACCCACCCACCACCATCAACAACACCCACCTCACCCACCACACCTGCGACCTCACCAACCCCCACCACATCACCCACACCCTCAACACCATCCCACCCCCCACCATCATCATCCACTGCGCAGGCACCCTCCACGACGCCACCCTCACCCACCAAACCCCCCACCACCTCCACCACACCTTCACCCCCAAAACCACCGCCGCACACCACCTCCACACCCACACCCACCCCAACACCACCCACATCCACTTCTCCAGCGCCGCCGCCACCCTCGGCACCCCAGGCCAAGCCAACTACGCCGCCGCCAACGCCTACCTCGACGCACTCGCCCACCACCACCCCAACACCACCACCATCGCCTGGGGCCCCTGGAACACCGGCATGACCGGCGACCTCGACGCATTGCCCGCAGGCATTAGGGCGTTGACGGAGGAGGAAGGTCTACGCCTCTTCGACGCCGCACTCGCGAGCGGCGAGAGCGTTGTACTGCCCATGCATCTGGATGCGCGAGCGCTCGCCGCCAGCCGGGGAGGCGCGGTTCCCGCGCTGCTCCGGAAGCTGGTTCCGACGACTCCGCGCCGTGCGGCGCAAGGGGAACCAGACGCTTCCACCCTGGCCGACCGGCTGCACCGGATGTCCGAAGTGGAACAGGATGACACCCTCCTCGGCTTGGTTCGCGGCCAGGTTGCGGGGGTCCTCGGGCACACGGATCCGGATTCGGTCGAGCCCGCCCGGGCTTTCGGGGATTTCGGGTTCGATTCGCTGACGTCCGTGGAGTTCCGCAACCGCCTGAACTCCGCGACGGGATTACGGCTGCCCGCGACGCTGGTGTTCGACCACCCGACCCCGATCGCGCTCGCCCGGCACCTGCGCACTCAGCTGCTCGGCGCACCGGAGCGAGCCGTCGAATCGATCTCGGTGCGATCGGCCGACGACGACCCGATCGTCATCATCGGCATGGCTTGCCGCTATCCCGGCGGCGTCGATAACCCGGAAGAGCTGTGGCGGCTGGTGGCGACGGGCGCGGACGCGATCTCGCCGTTTCCCACCGATCGCGGCTGGGACGAGGCGAGGATCTACGACCCGGACGGGGAGTCGCCCGGGTCGAGTTATGTGCGGGAGGGTGGTTTCCTGCACAACGCCGCGGAGTTCGACCCCGCACTCTTCGGGATCTCTCCCCGCGAAGCGCACGCCATGGACCCGCAGCAACGGCTCCTGCTCGAAACCACCTGGGAAGCCCTCGAACGCGCCACCATCGACCCAACATCGCTGCACGGCACCCGCACCGGCGTGTTCGCCGGAGTCATGTACAGCGACTACGCCACCCGCTTCAGCGACGACACGACCCACTCCAGCGGGAACCTCGGCAATGGCAGCGCCCCCAGCATCGCCTCCGGTCGCATTTCCTACGCCTTCGGCCTCCAAGGTCCGGCAATCACCATCGACACCGCATGTTCCTCGTCCCTGGTCGCGCTGCATCTGGCGGCGCAATCGCTGCGCAACGGCGAATGCGACCTGGCGTTGGCCGGCGGGGTGACCGTGATGGCCACGCCGGCGGCGTTCATCGAGTTCAGCCGCCAGCGCGGGCTTTCCGCCGATGGCCGGTGCAAGGCGTTTTCCAGCACCGCCGACGGCACCGGCTGGGGCGAAGGCATCGGCATCGTCCTACTAGAACGACTCTCCGACGCCCACCGCAACCACCACCCCGTACTGGCCGTCGTCCGCGGCTCCGCCATCAACCAGGACGGCGCCTCCAACGGACTCACCGCCCCCAACGGACCCTCCCAGCAACGAGTCATCCGGCAAGCCCTGGCCAACGCCGGACTAGCACCGTCCGAAGTAGACGCCGTCGAAGCACACGGAACCGGAACCCGACTCGGCGACCCCATCGAAGCACAAGCACTCCTAGCCACCTACGGCCACAACCGCCAAACACCACTATGGCTCGGATCCATCAAATCCAACATCGGCCACACCCAAGCCGCCGCCGGCATCGCCGGCATCATCAAAATGATCCAAGCCATGCACCACGGCACCCTCCCCCAAACCCTCCACATCGACCAACCCACACCCGAAGTCGACTGGAACACCGGCGCGATAGAACTCCTGACCCAAAACCAGCAATGGCCCGACACCGGCCGACCCCGCCGCGCCGCCATCTCCTCCTTCGGCATCAGCGGCACCAACGCCCACGTCATCCTCGAACAACCACCGGCAGAAACGGCTCCGGCGCAACCACCAAGAAGCGAAAACCCGGTCGCACACCCGGCTGCGGTGCCGTGGTTGCTGTCCGCGCACACAAAGTCCGCGTTGCGCGCCCAGGCCGCCCGGCTGGCCGAACGTCTCACCGACGACGACTCGATCCTCGACGTGGGCTACTCGCTGGCCACCACCCGAGCCGCGTTAGCGGAACGTGCCGTGATCGTCACCAGCGATCTCGCCCAAGGCGCCCAAGCGCTTGCCGCGCTGGCCCAAGGCACCGACCACCCCGACCTGCACACCGGGCGGGCCGCCGAGAACAGCCTGGCAATGGTCTTCTCCGGCCAAGGTTCCCAACGACACCGCATGGGACACCAACTCTACGAGACCTATCCCGCCTTCGCCGACGCCTTCGACACCGCCTGCGCCGCAATCGACCCACACCTACCCCGCCCCCTGCGCGACGCAGTGTTCGGCGAAGACCCCGAACTGATCAACCAGACCCAGTACGCACAACCCGCGCTCTTCGCATACCAAACCGCCCTCTACCAACTCTGGCGGTACTGGGGCGTCCAACCGACGATCCTCGCCGGTCATTCCATCGGCGAAATCACCGCCGCGCACACCGCCGGAGCGCTCTCCCTGTCCGATGCGGCCGCACTCATCTGCGCACGCGGCCGACTCATGCAATCCCTCCCGCCCGGTGGCGCGATGGTAGCGATCACCGCATCCGAGAACGCCATCGCCGCCTACCACACCGGGCACGAGAACGCAGTCTCCGTTGCCGCCATCAACAGCCCCACTTCGCTGGTCCTCTCCGGCGACCGCAGCGCCCTCGCGACGATCACCGAATCACTGCGCGACAACGGCCACCGAACTACCTGGCTCCGCGTCTCGCACGCCTTCCACTCACCGCTGATGGAGTCCATCCTCGCCGAATTCCGCGACACCGCGGCGAAACTGAAGGCCCAGCCCGCCACGGTGCCGATCGTCTCGACCCGCACCGGGCAACTCATCGACGACACCACGCTGGCCAACCCCGACCACTGGGTCCAGCACGCCCGGCACACCGTGCAATTCGCCCGCGCCGCCAGCACGCTCAACACCCACGCCACCACCTTCCTCGAAATCGGCCCAGCCAACACCCTGACCCCGCACCTGCCCAACACCGCCGTCGCCTCCCAACGCCACGACCAACCCGAAGCAGCGGCTCTCACCACCGCACTCGGCCAGCTCGTGGCGCACGGAATCAGCCCCGATTGGCAAAACCACTACGCGCAATCCGGGGCTCGCGCGACCCCGCTGCCCACCTACCCCTTCCAACACGCCCGCTACTGGCTGCACCACCACCCCACCCCCGCTGACCCTCACACGATCGGGCTCGACCGCACCCATCACCCGCTGCTCGACGCGGTGGCAGGCACCCCGGATGCGGACGCCGTGGTCTTCTCCGGCCGGGTCTCTCTCGCGGCACATCCGTGGCTCGCCGACCACGCCGTGGGCGATCAAATCCTGTTGCCCGGCACGGCCTTCGTCGATCTGGCTCTCCATGCGGGCGCGCACCTCGGAAACGACGTGCTCGATGATCTGACATTGGAAACGCCACTGGTCATCCCCGAACGAGGCGCGGTGGACATTCAGCTCACCGTCGGAGCCGCGGACACGGCAGGACGGCGAACGGCACGCATTCATTCCCGAGAATCTCATGGGCGAGCATCCGATGAACACCCCTGGGTCCGGAACGCGACCGCGGTGCTCAGACACGCCGAGGAGGATGTGTCCGAGGAGTCCGCCGAGCACTGGCCGCCGCCCGGCGCCGTGCCGCTCGGCCTCGATGCGGTATATGAAGAGCTGGCAGAAAAGGGTCTGCGCTACGGCCCGGCTTTCCGCGGGCTGCGTGCCGCGTGGCGGCGCGCGGACGACCTTTACGTCGAGGTGTCCTTGCCGGAAGACCTGGCGGACACGGGTGGCCGGCACGTCGTGCATCCCGCGCTGCTCGATTCGGTGCTGCATGCAGTGGGGCTCGGTGACTTCGCCGAAACGGGCGCCGCACTGCCATTCGCGTGGCGCGGCGTGCGCGTAGCCACCCCCGGTGCGCACGCCCTCCGAGGACGACTGGAGTCCACCGGCGGGAGCGGTATCTCCCTTCACTTGTCCGGTGTGGACGGACGATCGGTCGGCAGGGTGGCGGAGCTGACCCTTCGACCGGTGGAGGCAATGGCAACGGTCCATCGTTCGCTGTTCGCCGTGGAATGGCGGAAACTCGGAGCGGCTGGCGCGGTCACACCCGCCGCCGGCTGGGCAGTGGTCGGCGAGGGCGAAACCAGCTTGTCCCGCGCGTTGCGCGACAGCGGCACCCCCGTGGAGTCCTATCCAGACCTGGCAAAGCTCAGCGAGACAGTCGCGGAGTCTGGGGCGGCCGTGGAACGGGTCTTCGTGCCCCGCACCGAGCCCCATACGGTAGGGGGCATACCTGCCCTGGCCAACCGGCTGGTCACCGGCACCGTCGAGCTGCTGCGGGACTGGCTTGCGAACGAACACTTCAGGTCCGCACAACTGGTCCTGGTGACCCGTGGTGCCACCGGCCCGCACCCGCACCCTGCCTACGCATCGATCTGGGGCCTGGTCCGTGCCGCACAGGCCGAGCACCCCGGGCGTCTGACGCTGATCGATCTCGATCCCGAAGCACCGGAGATCAGCTGGCCCGAGCTCGCCGCTGTGCTCGCTTCCGGCGAGCCGGAGGCGGCGCTGCAACAGGGCGCGGTGCGGGTGCCCAGGCTGGTTCCCGCTGCGGCCGCCGAAACCTCGGCGGTGGACCTCACCGACGGCACTGTGCTGATCACTGGCGCCTCCGGCGCGCTCGGCCGGACGGTGGCACGCCACCTGGTGCTCACTCGCGGCGTCCGGGATCTCCTGCTCATCAGCCGCAGCGGAAACGCGGGCCTCGGCATGACGACGTTCGTCGATGAACTGGCAAGCGCCGGGGCCCATGTCACTTCCGCCGCGTGCGACGCCGCCGATCGTTGCGCTGTCGCGTCGCTGCTCGACACCATCCCCGAGGATCGGCCACTGCGCGCCGTTGTGCATTGCGCGGGTGTGCTCGACGACGGGGTGCTCGGGTCACTCACCGCAGAGCGCCTGGCCCGGGTCCTGCGACCGAAGGTCGACGCGGCTTGGCATCTTCACGAGCTGACCGAAGACCTGGACCTCGCGGCATTCGTCCTGTTCTCGTCCGCGGCGGGCACGCTCGGCTCGGCGGGCCAGGGCGCCTATGCCGCGGGCAACACCTTCCTCGACGCGCTGGCCGCGCACCGCAGGGCCAAGGGACTCGCGGGCCTGTCGCTCGCGTGGGGACCGTGGGACGTCGAAGGCGGCATGGCGGCCGATCGCCACCGGCTCGAACGCGGTGGTGTGGTTCCGTTTTCGCCCGCCGAGGGGCTTGCCCTGTTGGATGTCGCGCTGGCCAGGCCGGAACCGGTGCTCGTGCCGGTCCGAGTCGACACCTCGGTGCTGCGTGCCGCGGCCGACCGGGAAGCGCTTCCGCGCATCTGGCATGGCCTGGTGCGGCCGAAACCGCGAACGTCACGGAGGCATGAGGCCACCGAGAACCGAGACCCGCGCGAATTGCGCACGCGGCTGGCCGACCTAGCCGTCGACGAGCGGGAGGAAGCGCTGCTCGACCTGCTCCGGGGGGAGGTCGCTGCCGTGCTCGGCTACCGCGACGCCGAGGAGGTCGGCGTCGACCGCGCGTTCACCGAGCTCGGCTTCGATTCGCTGACCGCGGTCGAGCTGCGCAACCGCCTGGAACGGGTCACCGGGCTGCGGCTGCCGGGCACGGTCGTGTTCGACCACCCGACGCCACCCGCGCTCGCCCGGTTCCTGTGGAACGAGCTGGACGACGGGGCGCGGGCCGAGCATTCCACGGCAGTGGACACCCTCGGCGCGTATTTCCGGCAGGCGTGCGAGCAAGGACGGATCGAGGAGGGCATGGAGCTCGTCCGGCACGCGGCGCGGTTGCGCGCCGCCTTCCACTCGCCCGACGAATTGCGCCAGCGCCCGCACCCGGTTCCGCTGGCACGCGGACCGCGCACTCCCACGCTGCTCTGCTTCCCCGCGGTGGTGGCGATGTCCGGTGCCCACCAATACGCACGCTTCGCCGCGGCACTCCAGGACTCCCGCGACACCGTGGTACTGCCCGAACCTGGCTTCCTCGCTGGGGAACAGCTGCCCGGCAGCGTCGACGCACTGGTCGAGTCGCAGGCGCAAGCCGCACTCGACCACGCAAACGGAGCGCCGGTCGCCCTGCTCGGCTACTCCTCCGGCGGCTGGATCGCGCACGCGGTCGCCGAACGGCTGGAACGGTGGGGCCAGCCCGCGAACGCTGTGATCCTGGTGGACACTTACCTGCCGCTCGAAATGAACCCCCGCCTGCAGAAGGCGTTCACCGGTGGGCTGTTCTCCCGGCGCGAGCAGTTCGTGTCCATGGACCACGTGTCGCTGACCGCGATGGGCGGCTACTTCGAGGTGTTCGGCGACTGGGAACCGCGCTCGATCAACACCCCCGCGTTGTTCGTTCGCGCCAGGGATCCCCTGCCGGACGAGACCGGGGCCCCGCTCGCGGAATCGGATTGGGGGCCGACCTGGTCGCTGTGCGACGCGCGAGCCGAGGCCCCCGGAGATCACTTCACGATCATGGAGGAACACGCCGGAACCACCGCGCGGACGGTCGACGCATGGCTCACCGACCTCCCCGCACCCGATGGCCCTCACCCGATGGCCCATGACCGGACAGCCCGACGAGAAGGAGAACGCGAATGA